CTTGAGAAAGGCGGCTATGAAGCTTGGGGGGCTAAACAAGAGATATAAGATTCGAGAAGTCCTTAGAAAGGCATATGAGGAGCTTAAGAAGAGGGGAATTATGGAGCCGAAGATTTAGTCAACTATCTCGATGTCGATTTCTTCTCCATTGCTGGTGAAGGCTTTAGTTGTTTCTGGAATGTAGGGGAAGGCTATTATGACGTGAACTCCCCCAAACTTTGAAAAGAACATGAGGTCACCTTGGGATGGATATGGGTATGGGGAAGGATGCGAGTGTACCGTTCCTTTTATGCTTTCGTCGTGAGGAAGGAGAGATAAATCAAAGTACACAGATCTAGTTCCAAAATAACCTTTGGGAACTATTAAAACTTCTTCAAAAACTCCATCTTTTTCTCTCAAGAGACCTGCAAACTCATTTGGATGAAATGAGCGGGCTAATTCTAGTAGATAGTCAAAGAGCTCTCTTCTAATTTTAACCTTCATATCATACCACTGTTCTCAAACTTTATAAAATCACATTAAAAAGGTTAAGTGGCGAGAGTGTTATGAGCGAGGAGAGAATGGACCTCGGAATTGAGTTTGAAACCACTGAAGAAATTCCCGTTCCTGAAAGATTAATTGACCAAGTTATAGGTCAAGATCATGCTGTTGAGGTTATCAAAACTGCCGCAAAGCAGAGAAGACATGTCCTCCTAATTGGGGAGCCAGGAACAGGTAAATCCATGCTTGGTCAGGCGATGGCAGAGCTTCTGCCAACGGAGAATCTTGAAGATATCCTAGTTTTCCCGAACCCCGAAGATGAAAACATGCCGAGGATAAGGACTGTCCCTGCATGCCAGGGGAGAAAGATAGTTGAGGAGTACAGGAAAAAAGCTAAGGAGCAGGAGAGTATAAAATCTTACCTTCTCCTGTTTGTCTTCTTCATAGTTGCAATGGCAATATTTA
This is a stretch of genomic DNA from Pyrococcus sp. ST04. It encodes these proteins:
- a CDS encoding Mov34/MPN/PAD-1 family protein, producing the protein MKVKIRRELFDYLLELARSFHPNEFAGLLREKDGVFEEVLIVPKGYFGTRSVYFDLSLLPHDESIKGTVHSHPSPYPYPSQGDLMFFSKFGGVHVIIAFPYIPETTKAFTSNGEEIDIEIVD